The proteins below come from a single Coprobacter tertius genomic window:
- a CDS encoding TraR/DksA family transcriptional regulator, whose amino-acid sequence MSTKTRYSDAELDEFREIIREKLEKAYRDYDLLKAAIMNTDGNDTSDTSPTFKVLEEGAATLSKEEAGQLAQRQMKFIQHLQAAMVRIENKTYGICRETGELIPKERLRAVPHATLSIDAKKGHK is encoded by the coding sequence ATGAGTACGAAAACACGATATTCAGATGCAGAATTAGACGAGTTTCGGGAAATAATCCGCGAAAAACTCGAAAAAGCGTATAGAGATTATGACTTGCTGAAAGCGGCCATCATGAATACCGATGGAAACGATACCTCAGACACATCTCCTACGTTTAAAGTATTGGAAGAAGGAGCCGCGACTCTTTCAAAAGAAGAGGCCGGACAGTTGGCTCAACGCCAAATGAAGTTTATACAACATTTGCAAGCGGCAATGGTCAGAATCGAAAATAAAACATACGGTATCTGTCGGGAAACCGGAGAACTGATACCCAAAGAACGACTAAGAGCAGTTCCGCATGCAACACTAAGTATCGATGCTAAAAAAGGACATAAATAA
- the nfo gene encoding deoxyribonuclease IV: protein MKYIGAHVSISGGVENAPLNAKAIGAKAFALFTKNQRQWKSAPLSPKNIEIFKENCKKFDFSPDYILPHDSYLINLGHPETEGLEKSRLAFLDEMQRCEQLGLSLLNFHPGSHLNAISLETCLNRIADSINIALNKTSGVTAVIENTAGQGSNVGFAFEHLAHIIDKVEDKTRIGVCIDTCHAFAGGYDISTPEGYNKTFDRFDSIIGFHFLKGIHLNDSKKEVGSHVDRHESLGKGELGKEVFSTMMKDSRFDNIPIILETPDETLWPQEIEWLYSQTK from the coding sequence ATGAAATATATAGGTGCCCACGTAAGTATCTCGGGAGGAGTAGAAAATGCTCCTTTAAATGCAAAAGCTATCGGAGCAAAAGCTTTTGCTCTTTTCACCAAAAACCAACGTCAGTGGAAATCGGCTCCCTTATCTCCTAAAAATATAGAAATATTTAAAGAAAACTGCAAAAAATTCGATTTCTCCCCCGATTACATTTTGCCACATGACAGTTATCTGATAAATCTGGGGCATCCTGAGACAGAAGGATTAGAAAAATCGAGACTGGCATTTTTAGACGAAATGCAACGATGCGAACAATTAGGTCTTTCATTGCTTAATTTTCATCCGGGAAGCCATTTAAACGCTATTTCCCTCGAAACTTGTCTCAACCGAATTGCCGATTCTATAAATATTGCTTTAAACAAAACTTCGGGAGTAACAGCCGTAATCGAAAATACTGCAGGACAAGGAAGTAATGTAGGTTTCGCATTTGAACATCTCGCCCATATTATCGATAAAGTGGAAGATAAAACACGTATTGGCGTATGTATAGATACTTGCCACGCTTTTGCCGGAGGATATGATATATCTACACCAGAAGGATATAATAAAACGTTCGATAGATTCGATTCGATCATCGGATTTCATTTCCTAAAAGGAATACATCTGAATGATTCTAAAAAAGAGGTCGGATCTCATGTCGACCGACATGAATCTTTAGGTAAAGGAGAACTGGGAAAAGAAGTTTTTAGTACGATGATGAAAGACTCTCGTTTCGACAACATACCGATAATCCTAGAAACTCCCGATGAAACTTTATGGCCCCAAGAAATAGAATGGTTATACAGTCAAACAAAATAA
- a CDS encoding RNA methyltransferase: MLGKNKIKYIQSLAQKKARMQTGCFVAEGNRLVNDTIGLFDCELLVATQDWLATHQKIKANEIVVADKNDIEKASLLRSPQDVIAVYRIPSHSLDFDGVKESLSLVLDTIQDPGNLGTIVRLADWYGIEYIFCSPECADIYNPKTVQATMGAISRVKVLYLPLKDLFEKVKGIPVYGTFLDGNDIYSQKLSSYGMIVMGNEGNGISNELEMYMTHKLFIPNYPYGRITSESLNVGVATAIVCAEFRRRQM; this comes from the coding sequence ATGCTTGGAAAGAATAAAATTAAATATATACAGTCTCTTGCACAGAAAAAGGCAAGAATGCAAACCGGTTGTTTTGTTGCTGAAGGTAATCGGCTTGTAAATGATACGATTGGGTTATTCGATTGTGAACTTTTGGTGGCTACGCAAGATTGGTTGGCTACACATCAAAAAATTAAAGCGAATGAGATTGTCGTTGCCGATAAGAATGATATCGAAAAGGCATCTCTTTTGCGTTCTCCTCAAGATGTTATTGCAGTATATCGTATCCCCAGCCATTCATTAGATTTCGATGGGGTCAAAGAATCGTTATCCCTCGTATTAGATACTATACAAGATCCTGGTAATTTGGGTACTATCGTACGACTTGCCGACTGGTATGGAATAGAATATATATTTTGCTCTCCCGAGTGTGCAGATATATACAATCCGAAGACTGTACAAGCAACTATGGGAGCCATCTCGCGGGTAAAGGTATTGTATTTACCGTTGAAAGATTTGTTTGAGAAAGTAAAAGGAATACCTGTATATGGTACATTTCTCGATGGAAACGACATTTATTCTCAAAAATTATCGTCTTACGGAATGATAGTAATGGGGAATGAAGGAAATGGAATATCGAATGAACTTGAAATGTACATGACTCATAAGCTTTTTATTCCTAATTATCCTTATGGTCGTATTACTTCTGAATCGTTGAATGTCGGTGTAGCGACGGCTATTGTATGCGCCGAATTTAGAAGAAGGCAAATGTAA
- a CDS encoding threonine aldolase family protein — MRSFASDNNSGIHPEIMKAIESANKDHAAGYGDDKWTTKATALIKNAFGPTADPYFVFNGTGANTVALRACTQTYHAIIGAESAHIFMDECGAPVFQTGCQIIEIPTQDGKLTPELIYSKLNGFGEVHHSQPKVVYISECTEFGTVYTPKEINAIADLIHPYGMYLHVDGARLSNAAVSLNLSFKELITDCGVDILSFGGTKNGMMMGEAVISFRPELSEGLKFIRKQSCQLYSKMRYTTCQFIPFFESNLWKKNARHANNMARLLVEGINDIGKFIFTQKTEANVILVKMDRQLIEELQKKYNFYIWNENNNEIRLVTSFDTTEEDIYKFLKDLKELSK; from the coding sequence ATGAGAAGTTTTGCCAGTGATAACAATTCGGGAATACATCCCGAAATTATGAAAGCTATAGAATCGGCTAATAAAGATCATGCGGCCGGTTATGGAGATGATAAATGGACAACTAAAGCCACCGCTCTCATAAAAAACGCTTTTGGACCAACAGCCGATCCTTATTTCGTGTTTAACGGAACAGGGGCCAACACTGTCGCCCTAAGAGCCTGTACACAAACCTATCATGCTATTATTGGGGCAGAATCGGCACATATTTTTATGGATGAATGCGGTGCACCTGTTTTTCAAACAGGTTGCCAAATAATAGAAATACCAACTCAAGATGGAAAACTCACTCCTGAACTGATTTATTCAAAGCTTAACGGATTCGGTGAAGTACATCATTCCCAGCCCAAAGTCGTATATATTTCTGAATGTACCGAATTCGGAACCGTATATACTCCTAAAGAAATAAATGCAATAGCCGATTTGATACATCCGTATGGCATGTATCTACATGTCGACGGAGCCCGATTATCAAACGCTGCTGTTTCTTTGAATCTTTCCTTCAAAGAACTTATTACCGATTGTGGCGTAGATATACTTAGTTTCGGAGGTACTAAGAATGGAATGATGATGGGGGAAGCCGTCATCTCTTTTCGTCCTGAATTATCAGAAGGATTAAAATTTATACGTAAACAATCCTGCCAACTATATTCTAAAATGAGATATACGACCTGCCAGTTCATTCCCTTTTTCGAAAGTAACTTATGGAAAAAAAACGCTCGTCATGCTAATAATATGGCTCGTTTACTGGTTGAAGGTATAAATGATATCGGAAAATTTATTTTTACCCAAAAAACTGAAGCAAATGTTATATTGGTAAAAATGGACCGACAATTGATAGAGGAATTACAGAAAAAATATAATTTCTATATTTGGAACGAAAATAACAATGAAATCAGGCTGGTAACCTCATTCGATACCACAGAAGAAGATATCTATAAATTTTTGAAAGATTTAAAAGAACTATCCAAATAA
- a CDS encoding DUF4296 domain-containing protein gives MKTSFHIMFFSLFILIAFSACDRTPDGVLSPKKMEDLLVDVHKSEGLIDINYSQYNTEEQKKALRESILQKHNTTQAQFDTSLMWYGHHLDAYIKVYENVIQRLKKQEEQVNTLLANENTQPMSRPGDSVNIWKRPSKFIFEPQYAKQVFAFDIKSDENFRERDIFTFKFNFGMLPINTTDLPKAILALKYKDQSVKYTSANISFDGNYSLSISGDSARKIDKIFGSIMVPSQPENTRMYINNLSLLRSRYKKPKIQKPVDTHNDSIATSTGNK, from the coding sequence ATGAAAACGTCTTTCCATATAATGTTTTTTTCATTGTTTATCCTGATTGCATTTTCAGCTTGTGACAGAACCCCTGATGGAGTTCTCTCTCCTAAAAAAATGGAAGATCTATTGGTAGACGTACATAAATCAGAAGGACTTATAGATATAAATTATTCACAATATAATACCGAGGAACAGAAAAAAGCATTACGAGAATCTATATTACAAAAGCATAATACGACACAAGCGCAATTCGACACTTCTCTTATGTGGTATGGTCATCATCTGGATGCATATATAAAAGTATATGAGAATGTAATACAACGATTAAAAAAACAAGAAGAACAAGTAAATACTCTTTTGGCCAACGAGAATACCCAGCCCATGTCACGTCCGGGTGACAGCGTAAATATATGGAAAAGACCATCTAAATTTATATTCGAACCTCAGTATGCAAAGCAAGTATTTGCATTTGACATCAAATCTGATGAAAATTTTCGGGAAAGAGATATATTTACTTTTAAATTCAACTTCGGAATGCTTCCTATTAACACAACCGATTTACCGAAAGCGATACTGGCATTAAAATACAAAGATCAGTCTGTTAAATATACTTCAGCCAATATTAGTTTCGATGGGAATTATTCTTTAAGTATTTCAGGAGATTCGGCTCGCAAAATAGATAAAATATTCGGAAGTATTATGGTCCCATCACAACCGGAAAATACACGCATGTACATAAATAATTTATCTCTTTTACGCAGTAGATATAAAAAACCGAAAATACAGAAACCTGTCGATACCCACAATGATTCTATCGCAACTTCTACCGGAAATAAATAA
- the ileS gene encoding isoleucine--tRNA ligase: protein MNKKFAEYSHFDLSEINKEVLKTWDENDVFHKSLETREGCPSFVFYEGPPSANGMPGIHHVMARSIKDIFCRYKTMKGFHVKRKAGWDTHGLPVELGVEKALGITKEDIGKTISVADYNAACRKDVMKYTHEWEDLTHKMGYWVDMHNPYITYDNRYIETLWWLLKQLYKKNLLYKGYTIQPYSPAAGTGLSTHELNQPGCYRDVKDTTCIGQFKMKNPKPEMKNFGEPYFLAWTTTPWTFPSNTALCVGPNISYVVVQSYNPYTGAPISVVVAKDLLHTLFNTKAEDLELENYKPGNKLIPYKVVAEYTGNDLVGMEYEPLIPWVNPGEGAFRVIPGDFVTTEEGTGIVHIAPTFGADDNRVAKINGIPPMMMIDKDGNQRPMVDMSGKFYAIEDLDPEFVKNCVNVDLYKEFAGRYVKNAYDSSLKEDDTTLDIDISVMLKQSNKAFKIEKHVHSYPHCWRTDKPVLYYPLDSWFIRTTACRERMIELNNTINWKPQSTGSGRFGKWLENLQDWNLSRSRYWGTPLPIWRTEDGTEEICIGSVEELYNEIEKAITAGVMKENPYPQFTPGDYSTENYDKIDLHRPYVDDIILISPSGKPMKRESDLIDVWFDSGAMPYAQIHYPFENKEIFDNREVYPADFIAEGVDQTRGWFFTLHALATMIFDSVAYKAVVSNGLVLDKNGNKMSKRLGNAVDPFSTIEKYGSDPLRWYMITNSSPWDNLKFDLEGIEEVRRKFFGTLYNTYSFFALYANVDGFSYSEPDIPVNERPEIDRWILSLLNSLVKEVDEHYANYEPTRAGRAISDFVNDNLSNWYVRLNRKRFWGGVMDKDKLSAYQTLYTCLETVSMLMAPIAPFFADRLFTDLTTSTGRASDSVHLAHFPESHTEYIDKELEEQMKIAQDITSMVLALRRKVNIKVRQPLTTLMIPVLDEGQKKHIEAVKPLILSEVNVKEMKFVDNAAGILVKRIKPDFKKLGPRYGKIMKQLATAISSMSQEDILMFENAGTFTFEIENQQATIELSDVEIISEDIPGWLVANEGRITVALDITVTEELKREGIARELVNRIQNIRKSSGLDITDKIKVYVSSNPETNSAVEDYKDYIAKQVLANTIEITMELPGEITDLDFDGLKLPVSIIKV from the coding sequence ATGAATAAGAAATTTGCCGAATATTCACACTTCGATTTGTCAGAGATTAACAAAGAAGTGCTAAAGACATGGGATGAAAATGATGTATTCCATAAAAGTTTGGAAACGCGTGAAGGTTGTCCGTCATTTGTTTTTTACGAGGGTCCTCCCTCAGCAAACGGAATGCCGGGAATCCACCATGTAATGGCACGATCTATAAAAGATATTTTTTGCCGTTATAAAACCATGAAAGGCTTTCATGTAAAACGTAAAGCCGGATGGGATACGCACGGATTACCAGTAGAACTCGGCGTAGAAAAAGCTTTAGGAATTACGAAAGAAGATATCGGCAAAACGATTTCGGTTGCAGATTATAATGCTGCCTGTCGTAAAGATGTCATGAAATATACACATGAATGGGAAGACCTTACCCATAAAATGGGTTATTGGGTAGATATGCACAACCCGTATATTACATACGATAACCGCTATATCGAAACATTGTGGTGGTTATTAAAGCAACTTTACAAAAAAAATCTTTTGTACAAAGGATATACTATACAACCATATTCACCCGCCGCAGGAACAGGTTTAAGTACACATGAACTGAACCAACCAGGTTGTTACCGCGATGTAAAAGATACGACTTGTATCGGTCAGTTTAAAATGAAAAACCCGAAACCGGAAATGAAAAATTTCGGGGAACCTTATTTTCTTGCTTGGACCACTACCCCCTGGACCTTTCCTTCGAATACAGCCCTTTGTGTTGGGCCGAACATAAGTTACGTAGTTGTACAAAGTTATAACCCTTACACCGGAGCACCTATCAGTGTAGTTGTCGCCAAAGATCTATTACATACGCTTTTCAATACTAAAGCTGAAGATCTCGAACTCGAAAATTATAAACCGGGAAATAAACTCATACCCTATAAAGTCGTAGCCGAATATACCGGTAACGATCTGGTAGGAATGGAATATGAGCCGTTAATACCATGGGTAAACCCTGGAGAAGGCGCTTTTAGAGTAATACCAGGTGATTTTGTTACTACAGAAGAAGGCACCGGCATCGTACACATTGCTCCTACTTTTGGTGCAGATGATAATCGAGTAGCTAAAATTAACGGCATTCCTCCGATGATGATGATCGATAAAGACGGAAACCAGCGTCCGATGGTAGATATGAGCGGTAAATTTTACGCAATTGAAGATCTTGATCCCGAGTTCGTTAAAAATTGTGTGAATGTCGATCTTTATAAAGAATTTGCAGGACGTTATGTAAAAAATGCCTATGACAGTTCATTAAAAGAAGACGATACCACTCTCGATATCGACATTTCGGTAATGTTGAAACAGTCGAATAAAGCCTTTAAAATAGAAAAACACGTACATAGTTATCCTCATTGCTGGCGCACAGACAAACCCGTATTATATTATCCTCTCGACAGTTGGTTTATACGTACTACCGCTTGTCGTGAACGCATGATAGAACTGAATAATACTATAAACTGGAAACCTCAATCTACCGGAAGCGGACGTTTTGGGAAATGGCTCGAGAACTTGCAAGATTGGAATCTCTCACGTAGCCGGTATTGGGGTACTCCTTTACCGATTTGGCGAACAGAAGATGGAACAGAAGAAATATGTATCGGTTCGGTAGAAGAGCTATACAACGAAATAGAAAAAGCAATCACTGCGGGTGTGATGAAAGAAAACCCATACCCCCAATTTACCCCGGGAGATTATAGTACAGAAAATTATGATAAAATAGACCTGCACCGGCCTTATGTAGATGATATTATACTTATCTCTCCCTCGGGGAAACCGATGAAAAGGGAAAGCGATCTGATAGACGTTTGGTTCGATTCGGGTGCTATGCCCTATGCTCAAATACATTATCCTTTCGAAAACAAAGAAATTTTTGATAACCGGGAAGTTTATCCAGCCGATTTTATCGCAGAAGGCGTAGATCAAACTCGCGGTTGGTTCTTTACATTACATGCTTTGGCAACCATGATATTCGATAGCGTAGCTTATAAAGCAGTTGTTTCGAACGGTCTTGTTTTAGATAAAAACGGAAATAAAATGTCGAAACGCCTGGGCAATGCCGTAGATCCTTTTTCTACGATCGAAAAATACGGTTCAGATCCATTGCGCTGGTATATGATTACCAATTCATCACCTTGGGATAATCTTAAATTCGATTTGGAAGGAATAGAGGAAGTACGTCGTAAATTTTTCGGAACCTTATATAATACATATTCATTTTTTGCATTGTACGCAAACGTAGATGGATTTAGTTATAGCGAACCGGACATACCCGTAAATGAACGCCCTGAAATCGACCGGTGGATACTCTCTTTATTAAATTCCTTAGTTAAAGAAGTAGACGAACATTACGCAAATTACGAACCGACCCGCGCCGGCCGTGCAATCTCGGATTTTGTGAACGATAACTTGAGTAACTGGTATGTTCGACTCAACCGTAAACGATTTTGGGGTGGTGTAATGGATAAAGATAAACTGTCGGCATATCAGACATTGTACACTTGTCTCGAGACCGTATCGATGTTAATGGCTCCCATTGCTCCTTTCTTTGCAGATCGATTATTTACCGATTTGACAACATCGACGGGTAGAGCTTCAGATTCGGTCCACCTCGCACACTTCCCTGAGTCCCATACAGAATACATAGACAAAGAACTCGAGGAACAAATGAAAATCGCACAGGATATAACTTCTATGGTACTTGCTTTACGCCGAAAGGTCAATATCAAAGTGCGTCAACCGCTAACCACACTTATGATTCCGGTTCTCGACGAAGGTCAGAAAAAACATATCGAAGCCGTAAAACCGCTTATATTAAGCGAAGTAAACGTAAAAGAAATGAAGTTTGTGGACAATGCCGCCGGAATATTGGTAAAACGTATTAAACCTGATTTCAAAAAATTAGGTCCGAGATACGGTAAAATTATGAAACAATTGGCTACCGCCATTTCTTCAATGTCTCAGGAAGATATTTTAATGTTTGAAAATGCCGGTACTTTTACGTTTGAAATTGAAAATCAACAAGCAACAATTGAATTATCAGATGTAGAAATAATTTCGGAAGACATCCCCGGATGGCTCGTTGCAAACGAAGGCAGAATCACCGTCGCTCTCGATATTACAGTAACCGAAGAATTGAAACGTGAAGGTATCGCCCGTGAACTGGTTAACCGGATACAAAATATCAGGAAATCGAGCGGTTTGGATATTACTGATAAAATAAAAGTATATGTATCATCCAACCCAGAAACAAATTCTGCAGTAGAAGACTATAAAGATTATATTGCCAAACAAGTGTTGGCCAATACAATAGAGATAACCATGGAACTACCTGGCGAAATTACAGACCTCGATTTCGACGGTCTGAAACTACCAGTATCGATTATCAAAGTATGA
- a CDS encoding lipoprotein signal peptidase codes for MKLTKGQISVIVILLVLLIDQITKFWVKTHMYLGQDIRVTDWFYILFVENNGMAFGIEIISKLFLSVFRILAVGFISYYLFKLVKKEVKTGYVICVALILAGAAGNIIDSIFYGVIFDNPPAPFIATFLPEGGGYGTLFHGKVVDMLYFPLFRFYWPDWIPFVGGDSFEFFRPVFNIADSAISIGVILVLLFYRKYLSSEDHNKKHITE; via the coding sequence ATGAAACTTACAAAAGGACAAATCTCGGTAATAGTGATATTATTGGTATTGCTTATAGATCAAATTACCAAATTTTGGGTAAAAACCCACATGTATTTAGGACAAGATATACGCGTTACCGACTGGTTTTACATATTATTCGTAGAAAACAACGGAATGGCTTTCGGAATAGAGATTATCAGTAAGCTTTTTTTAAGTGTATTCCGTATTCTGGCTGTAGGCTTCATTAGCTATTATTTATTTAAACTGGTAAAAAAAGAAGTCAAAACCGGATATGTAATCTGTGTAGCGCTTATTTTAGCAGGAGCCGCAGGTAATATTATCGATAGTATCTTTTACGGTGTAATTTTCGATAACCCTCCTGCCCCGTTTATAGCAACTTTTCTTCCCGAAGGAGGCGGCTACGGAACTTTATTCCACGGTAAAGTGGTTGATATGTTATATTTCCCCTTATTTCGTTTTTATTGGCCCGATTGGATCCCATTTGTGGGTGGAGACTCATTTGAATTTTTCCGTCCGGTATTCAATATCGCCGATTCGGCAATCTCGATAGGTGTTATCCTGGTTTTATTATTTTACAGAAAATACTTGTCGAGTGAAGACCATAATAAAAAACACATAACTGAATAA